The following coding sequences lie in one Capnocytophaga stomatis genomic window:
- the thiS gene encoding sulfur carrier protein ThiS — protein MEITINNQSVYFEKQPLLEELVLSFTSGKTNGIAVALNGKVVAKEQWAATLVNTSDNVLIITATQGG, from the coding sequence ATGGAAATTACTATCAACAATCAATCGGTTTATTTTGAAAAACAACCTCTGTTGGAAGAATTGGTGCTTTCGTTTACCAGCGGAAAAACCAATGGTATCGCTGTTGCTCTCAACGGAAAAGTAGTCGCCAAAGAGCAATGGGCAGCTACGCTTGTAAACACTTCGGACAATGTGCTTATCATCACCGCAACACAAGGAGGATAG
- a CDS encoding Crp/Fnr family transcriptional regulator: protein MQTTFDFSTLYAHPLISTVQLEQIKAVHRQVSFKKGDFILQKGEISKSYFALQIGIARSFVYDYDGNDITTGFFCEQEFVINELSLFKQEPSLENIVALTDCTAWEVSFADFQVLYHSIAGFSEWGRLFMTEKLFQTQRRFLEMITLPAKDRYLQFLKEKPQVLQNVALKHIATYLGITDTSLSRIRKEI from the coding sequence ATGCAAACCACCTTTGATTTTTCCACACTTTACGCCCATCCGCTGATTTCGACTGTTCAACTTGAACAAATCAAGGCAGTACATCGGCAGGTGAGTTTCAAGAAAGGAGATTTTATTTTACAAAAAGGCGAAATTTCCAAAAGTTATTTTGCTTTGCAAATTGGCATTGCTCGGAGTTTTGTGTATGATTATGATGGAAACGACATCACTACGGGTTTTTTCTGTGAGCAGGAGTTCGTTATCAATGAATTATCGCTTTTTAAACAAGAGCCAAGTTTAGAAAACATCGTTGCCCTGACCGACTGCACGGCGTGGGAAGTTTCCTTTGCCGATTTCCAAGTTTTGTACCATTCCATCGCAGGTTTTTCCGAGTGGGGGCGACTTTTTATGACCGAAAAACTCTTCCAAACCCAACGCCGTTTCCTCGAAATGATTACGCTTCCTGCCAAAGACCGTTATTTGCAGTTCCTCAAAGAAAAACCACAAGTACTTCAAAATGTGGCATTAAAGCACATCGCCACCTATCTGGGAATTACCGATACTTCGCTGAGTAGAATCCGAAAGGAGATTTGA
- a CDS encoding TIGR04255 family protein: MFIPVAGNHSISRVSANIFLPQSLIKPEDVFDKINQKKALSEYQKKGLISSKTINLHNDGLHISSDEIFGFVFEEFNEIGSSVNVLKIENINDKSKSQISFETRDYTNWMNFKERFFRNIDSLANVYPFYVEAMSLNYIDEFIWQSDEKIPVSSIFNQDAELMNSNFIQSHNGTLVIISQSEHNPKEKFREEKTEILFNNDVKRVIINHIYAIKLEDFKGYDKSFLEELFNEAHSKNIELLDKIFTSEIKKNINLH, encoded by the coding sequence ATGTTTATACCTGTTGCTGGAAACCACTCAATTAGTAGAGTAAGTGCGAATATTTTTTTGCCTCAATCGCTGATTAAACCTGAAGATGTGTTTGATAAAATTAATCAAAAAAAAGCATTATCAGAGTATCAAAAAAAAGGGTTGATTTCTTCAAAGACCATTAATCTGCACAATGATGGCTTGCATATATCAAGTGATGAAATTTTTGGTTTTGTGTTTGAAGAATTCAATGAAATTGGAAGTAGCGTTAATGTGCTTAAGATTGAAAATATAAATGATAAAAGTAAATCTCAAATAAGTTTTGAAACAAGAGATTATACTAATTGGATGAATTTCAAAGAAAGATTTTTTAGAAATATTGATTCATTAGCAAATGTTTATCCTTTTTATGTAGAGGCAATGTCATTAAATTATATAGATGAATTTATTTGGCAATCAGATGAAAAAATTCCTGTGTCTTCGATTTTTAATCAAGATGCTGAGTTAATGAATTCTAATTTTATTCAATCACATAATGGGACTTTGGTTATAATTTCGCAGTCGGAACACAATCCCAAAGAAAAATTTAGGGAAGAAAAAACAGAAATTTTGTTTAATAATGATGTTAAAAGAGTTATTATTAATCATATATATGCCATTAAATTAGAAGATTTTAAAGGATATGACAAGTCTTTTTTAGAAGAGTTATTTAATGAAGCACATTCGAAAAATATAGAATTGTTGGACAAGATTTTTACTTCAGAAATTAAAAAAAATATCAATTTACATTAA
- a CDS encoding VOC family protein: protein MATRINPYLNFNGNCEEAFNFYKKAFGGDFTMVVRSDETPMEVAENEKNRVMYIELPIGENDKLMGSDIFESLGQKLVTGNHNYVSISVDSKAEADRLFHALSEGGEIEMPMEEQFFGYFGDFKDKFGISWMIIFEG, encoded by the coding sequence ATGGCAACAAGAATCAATCCGTATTTGAATTTTAATGGGAATTGCGAAGAGGCGTTTAATTTTTACAAAAAGGCTTTCGGGGGCGATTTTACAATGGTGGTTCGTTCTGATGAAACTCCGATGGAAGTGGCTGAAAATGAGAAAAACCGCGTGATGTACATTGAGCTTCCCATAGGCGAAAACGATAAACTAATGGGTTCGGACATTTTCGAATCGCTTGGGCAAAAACTTGTTACGGGCAATCACAACTATGTGAGTATTTCCGTAGATAGCAAAGCCGAAGCCGACCGTCTTTTCCACGCACTTTCCGAAGGAGGCGAAATAGAAATGCCTATGGAAGAGCAGTTTTTTGGCTATTTCGGAGATTTCAAAGATAAGTT